One region of Jatrophihabitans cynanchi genomic DNA includes:
- a CDS encoding HNH endonuclease: MAISDHDRKVLWARAHNSCAICKRILIADSTTTDRESIVGDEAHIAARSTIGPRGGVLAADMTDSYDNLILLCKVDHKRVDDQPQEYTAERLRAIKAEHERWAADKFGASEPEPIRIVDPSDGGAIELAPLANGAAIWDVVANSQAYRLRSPEDGSDEEIDQADTFLDLARDWGEISDDVIDQGMTAVRQAKRSLQDGLDGLHRIGLVVFGARRQLVIKGGQLPPGSWCEAVLVVYRRADIPTPAEGG; encoded by the coding sequence GTGGCGATCAGCGATCACGACCGCAAGGTGCTCTGGGCTCGCGCGCATAACTCGTGCGCCATCTGCAAGCGCATCCTCATTGCGGACAGCACAACTACCGACCGCGAATCGATCGTCGGTGACGAAGCCCACATCGCCGCCCGATCCACCATTGGCCCGCGCGGGGGCGTGCTCGCCGCTGACATGACCGATAGCTACGACAATCTCATCCTGCTCTGCAAAGTTGACCACAAACGCGTCGACGACCAGCCGCAGGAGTACACCGCCGAACGGCTGCGCGCGATCAAGGCGGAACACGAGCGATGGGCTGCAGACAAGTTCGGGGCATCCGAGCCTGAACCGATTCGGATCGTCGATCCGTCCGACGGGGGCGCCATCGAATTGGCGCCTCTTGCCAACGGTGCCGCGATCTGGGACGTCGTGGCCAACTCACAGGCCTACCGGCTCCGATCACCGGAGGACGGCTCGGATGAGGAGATCGACCAAGCCGACACCTTCCTCGACCTGGCGCGAGACTGGGGTGAGATTAGCGATGACGTCATCGACCAAGGCATGACAGCCGTACGTCAGGCAAAACGCTCACTTCAAGATGGGCTCGATGGCTTGCATCGAATCGGTCTCGTCGTCTTCGGCGCTCGACGCCAGTTGGTCATCAAGGGCGGGCAACTACCGCCGGGGTCGTGGTGTGAGGCGGTGCTCGTGGTGTACCGGAGGGCAGACATCCCGACGCCTGCTGAAGGTGGCTGA
- a CDS encoding type II toxin-antitoxin system PemK/MazF family toxin, with protein MLRAGDVVELDLGLPEGSEAGLVRPAVVVTADRILRGGPNVVQVVPLTRTIRSSASEVVIEPAEGNGLSARSAAQCQHVRAIATGRVGAHLGNVGAVSLRQLRETLALIFDL; from the coding sequence ATGCTGAGGGCGGGTGACGTCGTCGAGCTGGATCTCGGGCTTCCCGAGGGTTCGGAGGCCGGCCTGGTGCGCCCCGCCGTCGTGGTGACCGCGGACCGGATCTTGCGGGGTGGTCCGAACGTCGTCCAGGTGGTCCCGTTGACACGCACGATCCGATCCAGCGCAAGCGAGGTCGTCATCGAGCCCGCCGAAGGTAACGGCCTGTCAGCGCGTTCGGCCGCGCAGTGCCAGCATGTGCGAGCGATCGCCACCGGAAGGGTCGGTGCCCACCTCGGCAACGTCGGAGCGGTGAGCCTGCGGCAGCTGCGCGAGACGCTGGCCCTGATCTTCGATCTGTAG
- a CDS encoding class I SAM-dependent DNA methyltransferase, producing MPPRRKVAKPQERSLEQTLWDAADELRGKMDSAQYKHVVLGLIFLKYVSDTFKVRHDELARLVDDPDSEYYMPTAAAKTSVLGDRDEYTAEGVFWIPEGHRWEDLRNAGQQADIGTRVDKAMEEIERENPTLKGVLPKNYTQRELSSETIGGLINTFSRHDLAAAEYKDLDVLGRVYEYFLGKFAAKEGKNAGEFYTPRSVVQLLVEMLQPYHGRVLDPACGSGGMFVQADKFVRAHGGTHNDISVFGQESNPTTWRLAKMNLAVRGIDGNLGPEWGDSFHTDAHPDLRADFVIANPFFNDSNWGGDRLRQDPRWVYGTPPAQNANYAWLQHFLRHVAPTGTVGTVLANGSLSSQQNGEGDIRKNMVDADVVECIVALPPQLFYGTAIPVCLWFLTKNKAGTPNGATTRDRRGETLFIDARKLGSMETRTVRAFSDDDINQIADAYHSWRGTDTSNGKPYQDVPGFCRASWTADIAVHGYVLTPGRYVGSEQAEDDGEPLDEKIARLSTEIRDGFKRRAELQETVLAALDSLDPSDE from the coding sequence ATGCCGCCGCGTCGAAAGGTAGCGAAGCCGCAGGAGCGGTCGCTGGAGCAGACGTTGTGGGACGCGGCCGACGAGCTGCGCGGGAAGATGGACTCCGCCCAGTACAAGCACGTCGTCCTGGGTCTGATCTTCCTCAAGTACGTCTCGGACACCTTCAAGGTCCGCCATGACGAACTCGCCCGGCTGGTCGACGACCCGGACTCCGAGTACTACATGCCGACCGCGGCCGCCAAGACGTCGGTCCTGGGCGACCGGGACGAGTACACCGCCGAGGGCGTGTTCTGGATCCCCGAAGGACACCGCTGGGAGGACCTGCGCAACGCGGGCCAGCAGGCCGACATCGGCACCCGGGTCGACAAGGCAATGGAGGAGATCGAGCGGGAGAACCCGACCCTGAAGGGCGTGCTGCCGAAGAACTACACCCAGCGCGAGCTGAGCAGCGAGACCATCGGCGGGCTGATCAACACCTTCTCCCGGCACGACCTCGCCGCCGCCGAGTACAAGGACCTCGACGTGCTCGGCCGGGTGTACGAGTACTTCCTGGGCAAGTTCGCCGCCAAGGAAGGCAAGAACGCCGGCGAGTTCTACACCCCCCGCTCGGTCGTCCAACTGCTCGTCGAGATGCTCCAGCCCTACCACGGCCGCGTGCTCGACCCGGCCTGCGGATCAGGCGGCATGTTCGTCCAAGCCGACAAGTTCGTCCGCGCCCACGGCGGCACCCACAACGACATCTCGGTCTTCGGGCAGGAGTCCAACCCGACCACCTGGCGGCTGGCCAAGATGAACCTCGCCGTACGCGGCATCGACGGCAACCTCGGCCCGGAATGGGGCGACTCCTTCCACACCGACGCCCACCCCGACCTACGCGCCGACTTCGTCATCGCCAACCCGTTCTTCAACGACAGCAACTGGGGCGGCGACCGGCTACGGCAGGACCCCCGCTGGGTGTACGGCACCCCGCCGGCACAGAACGCCAACTACGCCTGGCTGCAGCACTTCCTCCGGCACGTCGCCCCCACGGGCACCGTCGGCACCGTCTTGGCCAACGGGTCGCTATCCAGTCAGCAGAACGGCGAAGGCGACATCCGCAAGAACATGGTCGACGCCGACGTCGTCGAGTGCATCGTCGCCCTACCACCGCAACTGTTCTACGGCACCGCGATCCCGGTATGCCTGTGGTTCCTCACCAAGAACAAGGCCGGCACACCAAACGGGGCCACGACCCGGGACCGCCGCGGCGAGACCCTGTTCATCGACGCCCGCAAGCTCGGCTCCATGGAGACCCGCACCGTCCGGGCCTTCTCCGACGACGACATCAACCAGATCGCCGACGCCTACCACTCCTGGCGCGGCACCGACACCAGCAACGGCAAGCCCTACCAGGACGTGCCCGGCTTCTGCCGCGCCAGCTGGACCGCGGACATCGCCGTACACGGCTACGTCCTCACCCCGGGCCGCTACGTCGGCAGCGAACAAGCCGAAGACGACGGCGAACCCCTCGACGAAAAGATTGCCCGACTCAGCACCGAAATCCGCGACGGCTTCAAACGCCGCGCCGAACTCCAAGAAACCGTCCTCGCCGCCCTCGACTCCCTGGATCCGAGCGATGAGTGA
- a CDS encoding restriction endonuclease subunit S — translation MSEWAETTLGAVCGKPQYGAIASGSDDPVGPLFIRQTDITSGRVDWSTVPYCDLAPDEFDKYAVARGDILISRLGAGVGNAATVREPQDAVFAGYLVRFRVDPAQAVGEYVGYLLQSAAWKEHVEGFRSGAAQPTLNAKQMAAFSFRLPSLSEQRRIAGVLGAFDDLIETNRSLMRLLSAAMGAAYNGASSRAKESGELREFVASVSRGIGPMYSDAAGCVEVLNQKCIRDGRVSLHAARRMTPRSVRAEKIAEPGDTLVNSTGVGTLGRAARWMGEAPMHVDSHVSVVKAYRQSESGWVARALIESQEVIEGLGSGSTGQTELSSERLLSLRLPIPSAGTRSRLGGSFDTIDGSVESLQGEIANLTRVRDELLPLLMSGRVRVREVA, via the coding sequence ATGAGTGAGTGGGCCGAAACAACGCTCGGGGCCGTCTGCGGCAAACCTCAGTACGGGGCGATAGCCAGTGGCTCAGATGATCCTGTCGGCCCACTCTTCATCCGCCAGACCGACATCACCAGCGGCCGGGTGGATTGGTCAACCGTGCCCTACTGCGATCTTGCGCCCGATGAGTTCGATAAGTACGCAGTGGCACGAGGCGACATTCTCATCTCCCGACTGGGTGCGGGCGTTGGTAACGCCGCAACTGTGCGAGAGCCTCAGGACGCTGTGTTTGCTGGCTACCTGGTCCGATTCAGGGTCGACCCAGCGCAAGCCGTTGGTGAATACGTTGGCTATCTACTCCAGAGCGCGGCCTGGAAAGAGCATGTCGAGGGCTTTCGATCCGGGGCAGCACAGCCAACCCTAAATGCGAAGCAGATGGCGGCATTCTCGTTTCGACTCCCTTCTTTGAGTGAGCAGCGGCGGATTGCGGGGGTGCTCGGCGCGTTCGACGACCTCATCGAAACCAACCGCAGCCTGATGCGGCTCTTGTCGGCGGCGATGGGCGCCGCCTACAACGGTGCTTCGTCACGGGCGAAGGAGAGCGGTGAACTCCGTGAGTTCGTCGCGAGCGTCTCGCGTGGCATCGGACCGATGTACTCGGACGCGGCGGGTTGTGTGGAAGTCCTCAACCAGAAGTGCATCCGGGATGGCCGCGTGAGTCTTCATGCTGCCCGCAGAATGACGCCACGCAGCGTTCGAGCAGAGAAGATCGCCGAGCCGGGCGATACTTTGGTGAACTCGACTGGTGTCGGAACGCTCGGCAGAGCCGCAAGGTGGATGGGCGAAGCGCCGATGCACGTAGATTCACACGTCTCGGTCGTCAAGGCTTACCGACAATCCGAATCAGGATGGGTTGCTCGAGCCTTGATCGAGAGCCAAGAAGTGATCGAGGGACTCGGATCGGGCTCAACTGGACAGACTGAACTGTCGTCCGAGCGGCTCCTGTCGCTGCGCCTCCCGATACCCAGTGCAGGTACACGATCAAGGCTAGGAGGCTCGTTCGACACGATCGATGGATCCGTCGAGTCCCTGCAAGGAGAGATCGCGAATCTGACCCGGGTGCGTGATGAGCTGCTGCCGTTGTTGATGTCCGGCAGGGTGCGGGTGAGGGAGGTGGCGTAG
- a CDS encoding type I restriction endonuclease subunit R, whose translation MASPTEDDLERWVLEILGELGWRHVYGPDIAPEEPGAERADWRETILEGRLAAAVTLLNPDLPPAAVADVVATVKRAESPVVESENWRAYRFLTGGVPVEYHDAGGAARTARARLVDWDSPLGNDLAAVNQFTVQGPKKTRRPDVLLFVNGLPLALFELKRPGKEYAKVTGAYRQTQTYRAQIPDVFKWNQVTVISDGLEALAGSFSAPWEHWAAWKTIDGRDRDPLNREGKRIPPVEVLTRGMFAPAVFLDLVRNFVATFGDGVSTRKVVAKYHQYWAVKKAVGETLEAVETDGRIGVVWHTQGSGKSMEMAFYAGAVMRHPGMANPTVVVLTDRNDLDDQLFDDTFASAKPGSPLPEAPVQAESREHLKGLLAGRESGGIIFTTIQKFGLTKEDREAGRQFPLLSERLNIVVMVDEAHRSNYDMIDGFARNVREALPNASFIGFTGTPIDEKDRSTIEVFGEYIDVYDMTQAIEDGVTVKVFYEPRLARVELPEDAREEIDEEFDDATTGSEDEISERLKTKWAKIEAIVGSQKRIKQLAADIVEHWEARKDVLAGKCMVVTMSRRIAVDLYQEITRLRPDWHSAKDTAGTVKVVITGSATDPASFQPHIRNAAERRAMKARACDADDPLEVVIVRDMWLTGFDSPPMHTMYVDKPMRSAGLMQAITRVNRTFRDKPSGLVVDYIGIAEDLRSALATYTDRDKRDRAIGEDVRASAIPEMLVEHSVVSGLLSAVDWVTTLASGDAKAYVYAVTEAVDYLLESERNDTDDGTEGEPGEFDTGQETGTTSLKRRFMAHTARLKRLYSLVPASAEAVAIRDDVAFFDGVRQSIAKIESTDRESSGDAMDTAIRQIISTHVAGSGVVDIFAAAGLAKPDISVIDDDFLKHFETSDQKNLQLEAVRRLISNEVKIVGKRNIVAGRRFSEMLADAMNRYQNRAITSSQVIAEIVELAKAIRAQRERGEATGLSENELAFYDALSTNESAREAMKDETMRAIAHDLTAIVRRDAKTDWQVKESVRAKLRTSIKRLLLQHGYPPDQEPGATNLILKQAELMAEGEAAA comes from the coding sequence GTGGCGAGCCCGACTGAGGATGATCTCGAGCGGTGGGTGCTGGAGATCCTCGGCGAGCTGGGCTGGCGCCACGTGTACGGGCCGGACATCGCGCCGGAGGAGCCCGGCGCCGAACGCGCTGACTGGCGCGAGACGATCCTCGAGGGCCGCCTGGCTGCGGCGGTCACGCTGCTGAACCCGGACCTGCCGCCGGCGGCGGTGGCCGACGTGGTGGCGACGGTGAAGCGGGCCGAGTCGCCGGTGGTGGAGTCGGAGAACTGGCGTGCCTACCGTTTCCTGACCGGCGGGGTGCCGGTGGAGTACCACGACGCCGGGGGCGCGGCCCGGACGGCGCGGGCGCGGCTGGTCGATTGGGACAGCCCGTTGGGTAATGACCTGGCGGCGGTGAACCAGTTCACGGTGCAGGGGCCGAAGAAGACCCGCCGGCCGGACGTGTTGTTGTTCGTCAACGGTCTGCCACTGGCGTTGTTCGAGCTCAAGCGGCCGGGTAAGGAGTACGCGAAGGTCACCGGCGCGTACCGGCAGACGCAGACCTACCGCGCCCAGATCCCGGACGTGTTCAAGTGGAACCAGGTCACGGTGATCTCCGACGGCCTCGAGGCGCTGGCCGGGTCGTTCTCGGCACCGTGGGAGCACTGGGCGGCATGGAAGACGATCGACGGGCGTGATCGCGACCCGCTTAACCGGGAGGGCAAGCGGATCCCGCCGGTCGAGGTGCTGACCCGGGGCATGTTCGCCCCGGCGGTGTTCTTGGATCTGGTGCGCAACTTCGTCGCTACGTTCGGCGACGGGGTGAGCACCCGCAAGGTGGTGGCGAAGTATCACCAGTACTGGGCGGTGAAGAAGGCCGTCGGCGAGACGTTGGAGGCGGTGGAGACCGACGGGCGGATCGGCGTGGTCTGGCACACGCAGGGGTCGGGCAAGTCGATGGAGATGGCGTTCTACGCGGGCGCCGTGATGCGCCACCCGGGTATGGCCAATCCGACCGTCGTCGTGCTGACCGACCGCAACGATCTGGACGACCAGCTGTTCGACGACACGTTCGCCTCGGCCAAGCCGGGTTCGCCGTTGCCGGAGGCGCCGGTGCAGGCCGAGTCCCGCGAGCACCTCAAGGGGCTGCTGGCCGGGCGGGAGTCCGGCGGGATCATCTTCACCACGATCCAGAAGTTCGGTCTCACGAAGGAGGACCGCGAGGCCGGCCGGCAGTTCCCGCTGCTGTCCGAGCGGCTGAACATCGTGGTGATGGTCGACGAGGCGCACCGGTCGAACTACGACATGATCGACGGGTTCGCCCGCAACGTACGCGAGGCGCTGCCGAACGCGTCGTTCATCGGGTTCACCGGCACCCCGATCGACGAGAAGGACCGCTCGACCATCGAGGTGTTCGGCGAGTACATCGACGTCTACGACATGACCCAGGCCATCGAGGACGGAGTCACCGTCAAGGTGTTCTACGAGCCGCGGCTGGCCCGGGTCGAGCTGCCTGAGGACGCCCGGGAGGAGATCGACGAGGAGTTCGACGACGCGACGACCGGCAGCGAGGACGAGATCAGCGAACGGCTCAAGACCAAGTGGGCCAAGATCGAGGCCATCGTCGGCTCGCAGAAGCGGATCAAGCAGCTCGCCGCGGACATCGTCGAGCATTGGGAAGCCCGCAAGGACGTCCTGGCCGGCAAGTGCATGGTCGTGACGATGTCCCGCCGGATCGCGGTCGACCTGTACCAGGAGATCACCCGGCTGCGGCCGGACTGGCACAGCGCCAAGGACACCGCGGGCACGGTGAAGGTGGTCATCACCGGCTCGGCCACCGACCCGGCCTCGTTCCAGCCGCACATCCGCAACGCGGCAGAGCGTCGGGCGATGAAGGCACGCGCCTGCGACGCGGACGACCCGCTGGAGGTGGTGATCGTCCGCGACATGTGGCTGACCGGCTTCGACTCCCCGCCGATGCACACCATGTACGTGGACAAGCCGATGCGCTCGGCCGGGCTGATGCAGGCCATCACCCGGGTCAACCGCACCTTCCGCGACAAACCCTCAGGGCTGGTGGTCGACTACATCGGCATCGCCGAGGACCTGCGCTCGGCTCTGGCCACTTACACCGACCGGGACAAGCGCGACCGAGCGATCGGTGAGGACGTGCGGGCCTCGGCGATCCCGGAGATGCTCGTCGAGCACTCCGTCGTGTCCGGGCTGCTTTCCGCGGTGGACTGGGTGACCACGCTCGCCTCCGGGGACGCGAAGGCCTACGTGTACGCGGTCACCGAGGCCGTCGACTACCTCCTCGAATCCGAACGCAACGACACCGACGACGGCACCGAGGGGGAGCCCGGCGAGTTCGACACCGGGCAGGAGACCGGGACCACCTCCCTCAAACGACGGTTCATGGCACACACTGCCCGGCTCAAGCGGCTGTATTCGCTCGTGCCGGCCTCGGCCGAGGCGGTCGCGATCCGGGACGACGTCGCATTCTTCGACGGTGTCCGGCAGTCCATCGCCAAGATCGAGTCCACCGACCGCGAGTCCTCCGGCGACGCGATGGACACCGCAATCCGGCAGATCATCTCCACGCATGTCGCCGGGTCCGGCGTGGTGGACATCTTCGCAGCCGCCGGGCTGGCCAAACCTGACATCTCCGTCATCGACGACGACTTCCTCAAGCACTTCGAGACCAGCGATCAGAAGAACCTGCAGCTCGAAGCGGTTCGCCGCCTGATCTCCAACGAGGTAAAGATCGTCGGCAAGCGCAACATCGTGGCCGGGCGCCGGTTCTCAGAAATGCTCGCCGACGCCATGAACCGCTACCAGAACCGGGCCATCACCTCGTCGCAGGTAATCGCCGAGATCGTCGAACTCGCCAAGGCCATCCGCGCCCAGCGCGAGCGCGGCGAGGCCACCGGCCTGTCCGAGAACGAACTGGCCTTCTACGACGCCCTGTCGACCAACGAGTCGGCCCGGGAGGCGATGAAGGACGAGACCATGCGCGCGATCGCCCACGACCTCACCGCGATCGTGCGCCGCGATGCCAAAACCGACTGGCAGGTCAAAGAATCGGTCCGCGCCAAGCTGCGCACCTCCATTAAGCGGCTGCTGCTCCAACACGGCTACCCGCCCGACCAGGAACCGGGGGCGACGAACCTGATCCTGAAGCAGGCCGAACTGATGGCCGAAGGCGAGGCAGCGGCCTGA
- a CDS encoding IS982 family transposase produces MDADLDTLATALYVRVDDLLKTFPEQVPPRPRVGIAPKLVDAELVTLAVMQALLGFTSEARWLRYARAHLRPLFPYLPQQPGYNKRLRKLVGTISWLIGVLGREVSVFTDDVWIADSTPVECGRSRETAKRSALAGFAEYGYCPSHTRYFWGLRLHLLCTLGGLPVGAALTGAKADERLVLLDILTDPTLAGHRPGQTLIADKNYYGREFEATLAATGIELLRPARKGETERPGARFFKPLRQIIESINDTFKGQLDLEAHGGHTPTGVIVRIWQRVLALTAAIWHNDTIGAPVKRSLTAYDH; encoded by the coding sequence GTGGACGCCGATCTGGACACCCTCGCGACCGCACTCTACGTGCGCGTGGATGATCTGCTGAAGACCTTCCCGGAACAGGTTCCACCCCGTCCGCGGGTCGGGATCGCACCCAAGCTGGTGGACGCGGAACTGGTCACCCTGGCCGTGATGCAGGCGCTGCTCGGGTTCACCAGCGAGGCCCGCTGGCTGCGTTATGCCCGCGCTCATCTGCGTCCGCTGTTCCCGTACCTGCCGCAGCAGCCCGGCTACAACAAACGGCTGCGCAAGCTGGTCGGCACGATCAGCTGGCTGATCGGAGTGCTGGGCCGCGAGGTGAGCGTGTTCACCGACGACGTGTGGATCGCGGACTCGACGCCGGTGGAATGCGGCCGTTCCCGCGAGACCGCCAAACGCTCGGCGCTGGCCGGCTTCGCCGAATACGGCTACTGCCCCAGCCATACCCGCTACTTCTGGGGCCTGCGGCTGCACCTGCTGTGCACCCTGGGCGGGCTGCCGGTCGGGGCCGCACTGACCGGCGCCAAAGCCGACGAACGCCTGGTGCTGCTCGACATCCTCACCGACCCCACGCTGGCCGGCCACCGGCCCGGGCAGACGCTCATCGCGGACAAGAACTACTACGGCCGAGAGTTCGAGGCCACCCTGGCCGCTACCGGCATCGAGCTGCTCCGCCCGGCCCGCAAGGGCGAGACCGAACGACCCGGCGCACGATTCTTCAAACCCCTGCGGCAGATCATCGAGTCGATCAACGACACCTTCAAAGGCCAACTCGACCTCGAAGCCCACGGCGGACACACCCCCACCGGCGTCATCGTCCGCATCTGGCAACGCGTACTCGCCCTCACCGCCGCCATCTGGCACAACGACACGATCGGCGCACCCGTCAAACGATCCCTGACCGCATACGACCACTGA